One window of Bacteroides sp. AN502(2024) genomic DNA carries:
- the secDF gene encoding protein translocase subunit SecDF — MQNKGFVKVFAVLLTLVCVFYLSFSFVTRHYTNKAKEIANGDPKVEQDYLDSLANEKVWLGNWTLKDCREMEISLGLDLKGGMNVILEVSVPDVIKALADNKPDEAFNKALAEAAKQAVNSQDDIITLFVREYHKIAPDAKLSELFATQQLKDKVNQKSTDAEVEKVLRAEVKAAVENSYNVLRTRIDRFGVVQPNIQSLEDKMGRIMVELPGIKEPERVRKLLQGSANLEFWETYAAREVLPAMQSADAKLRTILAEETTADGDTIEAALLTEAEATPVEKKAVSAADSLAAALKGDAAAENKAAANMEEIKKQYPLLSMLQLNSSGQGPVIGYANYKDTADINKYLTMPEVKAELPKDLRLKWGVSPAEFDKKGQTFELYAIKSTERNGKAPLEGDVVTDAKDEFDQYSKPAVSMTMNSDGARRWAQLTKQNIGRSIAIVLDNYVYSAPNVNSEITGGRSQITGHFTPEQAKDLANVLKSGKMPAPAHIVQEDIVGPSLGQESINAGIFSFIVALILLMIYMCSMYGFIPGMVANCALILNFFFTLGILSSFQAALTMSGIAGMVLSLGMAVDANVLIYERTKEELRAGKGVKKALADGYSNAFSAIFDSNLTSIITGIILFNFGTGPIRGFATTLIIGILVSFFTAVFITRLVYEHFMNKDKWLNQTFTTKISKNLMTNTHFDFMGTNKKSMIIVSAVIIICIGSFAIRGLSQSIDFTGGRNFKVQFENPVEPEQVRELISSKFGDANVSVIAIGTDKKTVRISTNYRIEDAGNNVDSEIEAYLYETLKPVLTQNITLETFIDRDNHTGGSIVSSQKVGPSIADDIKTGAIYSVVLALIAIGLYILIRFRNIAYSVGSIVALTSDTIMIIGAYSLFWGILPFSLEIDQTFIGAILTAIGYSINDKVVIFDRVREFFGLYPKRDKRQLFNDSLNTTLARTINTSLSTLIVLLCIFILGGDSIRSFAFAMILGVVIGTLSSLFIASPIAHNMLKNKKAVAATTEE, encoded by the coding sequence ATGCAAAACAAAGGATTTGTAAAGGTTTTTGCGGTATTACTCACACTGGTATGTGTGTTCTATCTCTCCTTCTCCTTCGTAACACGCCATTATACCAACAAGGCGAAAGAAATTGCGAACGGTGACCCGAAAGTGGAACAAGACTACCTCGACTCTCTCGCCAATGAGAAAGTGTGGTTGGGTAACTGGACGCTGAAAGATTGTCGTGAAATGGAGATTAGTTTAGGTTTGGACCTGAAAGGTGGTATGAACGTTATCCTTGAAGTTTCCGTACCTGATGTTATCAAAGCATTGGCAGACAACAAGCCGGATGAAGCTTTCAACAAGGCACTGGCGGAAGCTGCAAAGCAAGCTGTCAACAGCCAGGATGACATCATCACCCTGTTTGTCAGAGAATACCACAAAATTGCTCCGGATGCAAAACTTTCCGAACTCTTCGCAACACAACAGTTGAAAGACAAAGTAAACCAGAAATCAACAGATGCCGAGGTTGAAAAAGTGCTGAGAGCAGAAGTAAAAGCTGCAGTTGAAAACTCATACAACGTACTCCGTACCCGTATCGACCGTTTCGGTGTTGTTCAGCCGAACATCCAGAGCTTGGAAGACAAAATGGGACGTATCATGGTGGAACTGCCGGGTATCAAAGAACCGGAACGTGTGAGAAAACTTCTCCAAGGTTCTGCCAATCTGGAATTCTGGGAAACTTATGCAGCCAGAGAAGTCCTTCCTGCCATGCAATCTGCAGACGCAAAATTGCGTACGATATTGGCTGAAGAGACAACTGCTGACGGAGATACAATCGAGGCAGCACTCCTCACCGAAGCCGAAGCCACTCCGGTCGAGAAAAAAGCCGTAAGCGCTGCCGACAGCCTTGCAGCCGCCCTGAAAGGTGATGCAGCCGCTGAGAACAAAGCAGCTGCCAACATGGAAGAAATCAAAAAGCAATATCCTCTGTTGTCTATGCTTCAGTTGAATTCTAGCGGACAGGGTCCTGTTATTGGTTATGCCAACTACAAAGACACTGCCGATATCAACAAGTACCTAACTATGCCGGAAGTCAAAGCTGAACTCCCGAAAGACCTTCGCTTGAAGTGGGGTGTTTCTCCTGCTGAATTTGACAAGAAAGGACAGACTTTCGAATTGTATGCCATCAAGTCTACCGAACGTAACGGTAAAGCTCCGTTGGAAGGTGACGTAGTAACAGATGCGAAAGATGAGTTCGACCAATACAGCAAACCGGCTGTAAGCATGACTATGAACTCTGACGGTGCACGTCGCTGGGCTCAGTTGACCAAGCAGAACATCGGCCGTTCTATCGCTATCGTTCTTGATAATTATGTATATTCAGCACCAAACGTAAACTCTGAAATTACAGGTGGACGTTCACAGATTACAGGTCATTTCACTCCTGAACAGGCAAAAGACTTGGCAAACGTATTGAAATCAGGTAAGATGCCGGCTCCGGCTCATATCGTACAAGAAGATATCGTTGGTCCGTCACTGGGTCAGGAATCAATCAACGCAGGTATTTTCTCATTCATTGTAGCTCTGATACTGTTGATGATTTATATGTGCTCCATGTACGGTTTCATCCCGGGTATGGTTGCCAACTGCGCATTGATTCTCAACTTCTTCTTCACGCTGGGTATCCTTTCATCCTTTCAGGCTGCATTGACAATGTCAGGTATTGCCGGTATGGTATTGTCACTGGGTATGGCAGTGGATGCGAACGTACTTATCTATGAACGTACCAAAGAAGAGCTTCGTGCAGGCAAGGGAGTGAAGAAAGCACTTGCTGACGGTTATTCCAATGCATTCTCCGCTATTTTCGACTCTAACTTGACATCTATCATCACAGGTATTATCCTGTTCAACTTCGGTACAGGTCCGATCCGTGGTTTTGCTACGACATTGATTATCGGTATCCTCGTATCCTTCTTTACTGCCGTATTCATCACTCGTCTGGTTTACGAACACTTCATGAACAAAGACAAGTGGTTAAACCAGACATTTACAACCAAGATTTCAAAGAACCTGATGACCAATACGCATTTCGACTTCATGGGAACCAACAAGAAGTCCATGATTATCGTCAGTGCAGTTATCATTATTTGCATCGGTTCGTTTGCTATCCGCGGTTTGAGCCAAAGTATCGACTTCACCGGTGGACGTAATTTCAAGGTACAGTTCGAAAACCCGGTTGAACCGGAACAGGTGCGCGAACTGATCTCCAGCAAGTTCGGCGATGCCAACGTCAGTGTAATCGCTATCGGTACAGACAAGAAGACAGTACGTATCAGCACGAACTACCGCATCGAAGATGCAGGTAACAATGTGGACTCGGAAATCGAAGCATATCTGTACGAGACATTGAAACCGGTACTGACTCAGAACATTACATTGGAGACTTTCATTGACCGCGACAATCACACAGGTGGTAGTATCGTAAGTTCGCAGAAAGTAGGTCCGAGCATCGCAGACGATATAAAGACAGGCGCTATCTACTCTGTAGTATTGGCATTGATTGCAATCGGCTTATACATCTTAATCCGTTTCCGCAACATAGCCTACAGTGTAGGTTCTATCGTAGCTTTGACAAGTGACACTATTATGATTATCGGTGCCTACTCACTGTTCTGGGGTATCCTGCCGTTCTCTCTGGAAATCGACCAGACATTCATCGGTGCTATCCTGACAGCTATCGGTTACTCTATCAATGATAAGGTGGTAATCTTCGACCGTGTGCGTGAGTTCTTCGGCCTGTATCCGAAACGTGACAAACGTCAGTTGTTCAACGATTCATTGAATACTACACTTGCGCGTACGATCAATACATCATTGAGTACATTAATTGTATTGCTTTGTATCTTCATCCTTGGTGGTGATTCCATCCGCAGCTTTGCATTCGCAATGATCCTGGGTGTTGTCATCGGTACATTGTCATCACTGTTTATTGCATCTCCGATTGCACACAACATGCTGAAGAACAAAAAAGCCGTAGCAGCAACGACAGAAGAATAA